The following are from one region of the Prionailurus bengalensis isolate Pbe53 chromosome A2, Fcat_Pben_1.1_paternal_pri, whole genome shotgun sequence genome:
- the CHRM2 gene encoding muscarinic acetylcholine receptor M2, giving the protein MNNSTNSSNNGLALTSPYKTFEVVFIVLVAGSLSLVTIIGNILVMVSIKVNRHLQTVNNYFLFSLACADLIIGVFSMNLYTLYTVIGYWPLGPVVCDLWLALDYVVSNASVMNLLIISFDRYFCVTKPLTYPVKRTTKMAGMMIAAAWVLSFILWAPAILFWQFIVGVRTVEDGECYIQFFSNAAVTFGTAIAAFYLPVIIMTVLYWHISRASKSRIKKDKKEPVANQEPVSPSLVQGRIVRPNNNTTPGSDGSLEHNKIQNGKAPRDAVSENCVQGEEKESSNDSTSVSAVASNMRDDEITQDENTVSTSLGHSKDENSKQTCIKIVTKTPKGDSCTPANTTVELVGSAGQNGDEKQNIVARKIVKMTKQPAKKKPPPSREKKVTRTILAILLAFIITWAPYNVMVLINTFCAPCIPNTVWTIGYWLCYINSTINPACYALCNATFKKTFKHLLMCHYKNIGATR; this is encoded by the coding sequence ATGAATAACTCAACAAACTCCTCTAACAATGGCCTGGCTCTGACCAGTCCTTATAAGACATTTGAAGTGGTGTTCATTGTCCTTGTGGCTGGATCCCTCAGTTTGGTGACTATCATTGGGAATATTCTGGTCATGGTCTCCATTAAAGTCAACCGCCACCTCCAGACCGTCAACAATTACTTTTTGTTCAGCTTGGCCTGTGCTGACCTCATCATTGGTGTTTTCTCCATGAACTTGTACACCCTCTACACCGTGATTGGCTACTGGCCTTTGGGACCTGTGGTATGTGACCTTTGGCTAGCCCTGGACTACGTGGTCAGCAACGCCTCAGTGATGAATCTGCTCATTATCAGCTTTGACAGGTATTTCTGTGTCACCAAACCGCTCACCTACCCAGTCAAGCGGACCACGAAAATGGCAGGTATGATGATTGCAGCTGCCTGGGTCCTCTCCTTTATCCTGTGGGCCCCGGCCATTCTCTTCTGGCAGTTCATCGTAGGGGTGAGGACTGTAGAGGATGGGGAATGCTACATTCAGTTTTTCTCCAACGCCGCTGTCACCTTTGGTACCGCCATTGCAGCCTTCTATTTGCCTGTGATCATCATGACTGTGCTATACTGGCACATATCCCGAGCCAGCAAGAGCAGGATAAAGAAGGACAAGAAGGAGCCTGTGGCCAACCAAGAGCCAGTTTCTCCAAGTCTGGTACAAGGAAGGATAGTGAGGCCAAACAACAACACCACACCTGGCAGTGACGGTAGCCTGGAGCACAACAAAATCCAGAATGGCAAAGCCCCCAGAGATGCTGTGAGTGAAAACTGTgtccagggagaggagaaggagagctCCAATGATTCCACCTCAGTCAGTGCGGTAGCCTCTAATATGAGAGATGATGAAATAACCCAGGATGAGAACACAGTCTCCACTTCCCTGGGCCACTCCAAAGATGAGAACTCGAAGCAGACGTGCATCAAAATTGTCACCAAGACCCCAAAAGGTGACTCATGTACCCCAGCTAATACCACTGTGGAGCTAGTTGGCTCTGCAGGTCAGAACGGAGACGAAAAACAGAACATCGTCGCTCGTAAGATTGTGAAGATGACGAAGCAGCCTGCCAAAAAGAAGCCTCCTCCTTCTCGGGAAAAGAAAGTGACCAGAACGATCTTGGCTATCCTGTTGGCTTTCATCATCACTTGGGCCCCATACAATGTCATGGTGCTCATCAACACCTTCTGTGCACCCTGCATCCCCAACACAGTGTGGACAATTGGTTATTGGCTCTGTTACATCAACAGCACTATCAACCCCGCCTGCTATGCACTTTGTAATGCCACCTTCAAGAAGACCTTtaaacatcttctcatgtgtcatTATAAGAACATCGGCGCTACGAGGTAA